In Lachnospiraceae bacterium, one DNA window encodes the following:
- the atpC gene encoding ATP synthase F1 subunit epsilon: protein MTTFWLKVIASDHVFYNGNCEALVVPAHDGEVGILPHREAMILAIQEGELKFRIPGEQEYHHAVVGLGIVQVANNRVTVVVDTAERPEDIDEVRAKQALERAKEQLRQKQSIREYYMSKASMARALSRLKASQHKGSEYHGL, encoded by the coding sequence ATGACAACATTCTGGCTTAAGGTCATAGCCAGTGACCATGTATTTTATAATGGAAACTGTGAAGCGTTAGTTGTTCCGGCCCATGACGGGGAGGTAGGTATCCTTCCCCACAGAGAGGCCATGATCCTTGCAATCCAGGAAGGAGAACTTAAATTCCGGATTCCGGGAGAACAGGAATATCACCATGCAGTAGTAGGCCTGGGGATCGTTCAGGTAGCAAATAACCGTGTGACCGTGGTGGTTGATACGGCAGAACGGCCGGAAGATATAGATGAAGTCAGGGCAAAGCAGGCTTTGGAACGGGCAAAAGAACAGCTTCGGCAGAAACAGAGCATCAGGGAGTATTATATGTCAAAGGCATCCATGGCGCGTGCATTAAGCAGGCTGAAGGCCAGTCAGCATAAGGGCAGTGAATACCATGGACTTTAA
- a CDS encoding ABC transporter ATP-binding protein, producing the protein MAEEKSMTYISAEDVSVGYHDLPLIEKIHFHVDRGEILTLIGPNGAGKSTILKSIIGQLKLIKGAVWLDGTTMGAMKERDIAVRMSVMMTGRVKTERMTCEEVVSMGRYPYTGKMGILTEKDWQVVHDSLKLVRGLDLAGKDFEAVSDGQRQRVLLARAICQEPQVIVLDEPTAFLDIRHKLELLYLLKNMVREKHVAVLMSLHELDLAQKISDHIICVKGDNSIGYFGTPEEVFSGDHIKELFQIEKGTYLSDYGSVELEAVKGEPKVFVIGGNGTGIQIYRKLQKQGIPFAAGILWENDREYPVAEALASQVIGEKAFEPVSEETFKRAVEVLKSCEKVICCLENFGTYQESCRQLWETAKKLGKI; encoded by the coding sequence ATGGCAGAGGAAAAGAGTATGACCTATATTTCTGCAGAAGACGTGAGTGTAGGCTATCATGACCTGCCACTGATCGAAAAGATCCATTTTCATGTGGACCGGGGGGAAATACTGACCCTGATCGGCCCAAACGGTGCCGGAAAATCTACTATATTAAAGAGTATTATCGGTCAGTTAAAGCTGATAAAAGGGGCAGTGTGGCTGGATGGAACCACTATGGGAGCCATGAAGGAAAGAGACATAGCTGTTCGTATGTCTGTAATGATGACCGGACGGGTAAAAACAGAACGCATGACCTGCGAAGAAGTGGTGAGCATGGGTCGTTACCCCTATACCGGGAAAATGGGCATCCTTACAGAAAAGGACTGGCAGGTGGTGCATGATTCCTTAAAACTGGTTCGGGGACTGGATCTGGCGGGGAAGGATTTTGAGGCAGTCAGTGACGGCCAGAGACAGAGGGTCCTTCTTGCAAGAGCTATTTGTCAGGAGCCTCAGGTCATTGTGCTGGATGAGCCAACGGCATTTTTAGATATCCGCCATAAATTAGAGCTTTTGTATCTTCTTAAAAATATGGTAAGGGAAAAGCATGTGGCAGTGCTTATGTCCCTTCATGAACTGGATCTGGCCCAGAAGATATCGGATCATATTATCTGTGTAAAAGGGGATAATTCTATTGGATATTTTGGTACTCCTGAGGAAGTTTTCAGTGGGGATCATATAAAAGAGCTGTTTCAGATTGAAAAAGGTACTTATCTTTCCGATTATGGCAGTGTGGAGTTAGAAGCTGTAAAAGGAGAGCCGAAAGTTTTTGTTATAGGTGGAAATGGAACAGGGATCCAGATATACAGAAAGCTGCAAAAACAGGGAATCCCCTTTGCGGCAGGCATATTATGGGAGAACGACAGGGAATATCCGGTAGCAGAGGCATTGGCTTCCCAGGTCATTGGTGAAAAAGCCTTTGAGCCGGTTTCAGAGGAAACATTTAAAAGAGCAGTAGAAGTATTAAAAAGCTGCGAAAAGGTGATCTGCTGTCTGGAAAATTTTGGAACCTATCAGGAATCCTGCAGACAGTTGTGGGAAACAGCAAAGAAACTTGGAAAAATCTGA
- a CDS encoding sirohydrochlorin cobaltochelatase: MKLKKAMLLFAAAAVAAGTVAGCSGGAKETTAASAAETSAEGSKEETTAEETKEEETAAEEEDEENYDTGDAALDNARNQDEIGEKEILVVSFGTSFNDSRRLTIGAIEDAIEKSQPDFSVRRGFTSQIIIDHVKKRDNVVIDNVTEALDRAVKNGVKTLVIQPTHLMNGLEYTDLVNEIAENADSFEQVAVGEPLLTSDADFKAVIQAITDATKEYDDGETAICFMGHGTEAESNQVYAKMQDMLTEEGFEHYYVGTVEATPSLDDVLAKVKEGSYKKVVLEPLMIVAGDHANNDMAGDEEGSWKTTFEEAGYEVKCLVRGLGELEPIQQLFVEHAKAAVDSLAK; the protein is encoded by the coding sequence ATGAAATTGAAAAAAGCAATGCTGCTTTTCGCAGCGGCAGCAGTAGCTGCAGGTACCGTAGCAGGATGCTCAGGAGGCGCAAAAGAAACTACAGCAGCTTCCGCAGCAGAGACAAGTGCCGAAGGATCAAAAGAAGAAACTACAGCAGAAGAAACAAAGGAAGAGGAAACAGCTGCTGAAGAAGAGGATGAAGAAAACTACGATACAGGAGATGCAGCATTGGACAACGCAAGAAACCAGGATGAGATTGGGGAAAAGGAAATTTTAGTTGTAAGCTTTGGAACCAGCTTCAATGACAGCCGCCGTTTAACCATTGGCGCTATTGAGGATGCCATTGAAAAGTCACAGCCTGACTTTTCTGTAAGAAGAGGCTTTACCAGCCAGATCATCATTGACCATGTAAAGAAGAGAGATAATGTTGTTATTGATAATGTAACAGAGGCTCTTGACCGTGCAGTAAAGAACGGTGTAAAGACCCTTGTTATCCAGCCAACCCACCTGATGAATGGTCTTGAGTATACAGATCTGGTAAATGAGATAGCGGAAAATGCCGATTCCTTTGAACAGGTAGCTGTAGGTGAGCCATTACTTACTTCTGATGCTGATTTTAAGGCAGTGATCCAGGCTATCACAGATGCGACTAAGGAGTATGATGACGGTGAGACTGCGATCTGCTTCATGGGTCATGGTACAGAGGCTGAATCCAATCAGGTATATGCAAAGATGCAGGATATGCTTACAGAAGAAGGCTTTGAGCATTACTATGTAGGTACTGTAGAAGCAACCCCAAGTCTGGATGATGTACTTGCAAAGGTAAAAGAAGGTTCCTATAAGAAAGTTGTGTTAGAGCCATTAATGATCGTTGCAGGCGACCATGCAAATAATGATATGGCAGGTGATGAAGAAGGTTCCTGGAAGACCACTTTTGAAGAAGCTGGTTATGAAGTAAAATGCCTTGTAAGAGGCTTAGGCGAGTTAGAGCCAATCCAGCAGCTGTTTGTAGAGCATGCAAAGGCAGCTGTTGACAGTCTTGCAAAATAA
- a CDS encoding metallophosphoesterase family protein: MRKRRIAAGLLAGVLVIGGQQVWAATTHYNDSSVTGGSQAWQQWVADWNQTATDFTKVSLTPGGAASELNFAWYSEGNEPTPVVYFGTDKDNLEACQGTASNVDTSLTGGKAYSYNYVTVGGLKENTTYYYSVEKSGVRTPAEVYKTGSFENVKILYVGDPQVGASKGQPQGEGKLSADSGVANTAARNDGFAWDRTLDAALAQNPDLNFVISAGDQVNKTGKPKEEEYAAYLSADALKNIPVATTIGNHDSLNKDYSYHFNNPNPTNLGMTEAGGDYYYSYGPGLFIVLNTNNYNVAEHEQAIKKAVENFPDTKWRIVTIHQDIYGSGLDHSDTDGMILRTQLTPVFDKYDIDVVLQGHDHTYSRSKILYGDGKTHGSYEFRLDETGLDYDWDHAYNKNTGDSITLNPLSSDTAAVEAKDAFTADNKCYTIESSGKSVVTNPKGTLYMTANSASGSKYYELINSQQDYIEVRSQNWLPSYSVIDLTKDDFKITTYQITDEGKVENIDNTFTIHKTVSR, from the coding sequence ATGAGAAAGAGAAGAATTGCAGCAGGACTTTTAGCAGGTGTACTGGTGATCGGAGGACAGCAGGTATGGGCTGCTACCACACATTATAATGACTCTTCCGTAACCGGAGGATCACAGGCATGGCAGCAGTGGGTGGCAGACTGGAATCAGACAGCCACAGATTTTACCAAGGTGTCATTAACTCCAGGCGGTGCAGCATCTGAACTGAATTTTGCATGGTACAGTGAAGGAAATGAGCCAACACCAGTGGTTTATTTTGGAACAGATAAAGATAACCTTGAAGCCTGTCAGGGAACTGCAAGTAATGTAGACACATCTCTTACAGGAGGAAAGGCTTATAGCTACAATTATGTAACAGTAGGCGGACTGAAAGAGAATACAACCTATTATTACTCTGTAGAGAAAAGCGGTGTAAGAACACCTGCTGAAGTTTACAAAACAGGAAGCTTTGAAAATGTAAAGATCCTTTATGTAGGTGATCCACAGGTTGGTGCTTCTAAGGGACAGCCTCAGGGAGAAGGAAAATTAAGTGCAGATTCAGGTGTGGCTAACACAGCAGCACGTAATGACGGTTTTGCATGGGACCGTACCTTAGATGCAGCTCTTGCACAGAACCCGGATCTGAACTTTGTGATCTCAGCAGGAGACCAGGTTAATAAAACAGGAAAGCCAAAGGAAGAAGAGTATGCAGCGTATCTTTCTGCTGATGCATTAAAGAACATTCCGGTGGCAACTACCATTGGAAACCATGATTCTTTAAACAAGGATTACAGTTACCATTTTAATAACCCGAATCCTACCAATCTGGGAATGACAGAAGCAGGGGGAGATTATTACTACAGCTATGGCCCGGGACTGTTCATCGTATTAAATACCAACAACTACAATGTGGCAGAGCATGAGCAGGCTATTAAAAAGGCAGTTGAAAACTTCCCGGATACTAAATGGCGTATTGTGACGATCCACCAGGATATCTACGGATCCGGACTGGATCACTCCGATACAGACGGCATGATCCTTCGTACCCAGCTGACACCTGTTTTTGATAAATATGATATTGATGTAGTTCTTCAGGGACATGACCATACATACAGCCGTTCCAAGATCCTTTATGGAGATGGAAAAACACATGGTTCTTATGAGTTCAGACTGGATGAGACAGGCCTGGATTATGACTGGGATCATGCATACAACAAAAATACAGGGGACAGTATTACTTTAAATCCTCTTTCATCTGATACAGCAGCAGTGGAGGCAAAGGATGCATTTACAGCAGATAATAAGTGCTATACCATTGAAAGCTCCGGAAAATCTGTTGTGACCAATCCAAAAGGAACCCTTTATATGACAGCAAACTCTGCTTCCGGTTCCAAGTATTATGAGCTTATTAATTCACAGCAGGATTACATTGAAGTAAGAAGCCAGAACTGGCTGCCAAGCTACTCTGTGATCGATCTGACAAAGGATGATTTCAAGATCACTACTTACCAGATCACAGATGAAGGAAAGGTAGAAAATATTGATAATACCTTTACCATCCACAAGACAGTAAGCAGATAA
- the atpD gene encoding F0F1 ATP synthase subunit beta, protein MNKGKIVQVMGPVVDVAFEDGNLPHIQDALTVMNNGKRCVMEVAQHIGGDVVRCIMLAASEGLCKDMEVVATGKGIAVPVGEKTLGRLFNVLGDTLDGGESLEGEEKWVIHRDPPSFADQSPVVEMLETGIKVIDLLAPYAKGGKIGLFGGAGVGKTVLIQELITNIATEHGGYSIFTGVGERSREGNDLWTEMGESGVLKKTALVFGQMNESPGARMRVAETGLTMAEYFRDVKHQNVLLFIDNIFRFVQAGSEVSALLGRMPSAVGYQPTLATDLGGLQERIASTKNGSITSVQAVYVPADDLTDPAPATTFAHLDATTVLSRKIVEQGIYPAVDPLESSSRILEEDVVGKEHYEVANKVKEMLQKYKELQDIISILGMEELSEEDKLTVSRARKIQRFLSQPFHVAENFTGVPGKYVPVKETVRGFKAIIDGEMDEYPEAAFFNVGTIDEVVEKAKAGSVI, encoded by the coding sequence ATGAATAAAGGAAAGATCGTACAGGTAATGGGACCTGTAGTAGATGTGGCTTTTGAAGATGGAAACCTTCCTCATATCCAGGATGCGCTGACTGTAATGAACAATGGAAAGCGCTGTGTCATGGAAGTAGCGCAGCATATTGGCGGGGATGTAGTCCGCTGCATTATGCTGGCTGCCAGTGAGGGACTGTGTAAAGATATGGAAGTAGTAGCAACAGGAAAGGGAATTGCAGTTCCTGTTGGTGAAAAAACACTGGGACGCCTGTTTAACGTACTTGGAGATACCTTAGACGGCGGTGAAAGCCTGGAAGGGGAAGAAAAATGGGTCATCCACAGAGATCCACCCAGCTTCGCAGACCAGAGCCCGGTTGTGGAGATGCTGGAAACCGGCATCAAGGTCATTGACCTGTTAGCCCCATACGCAAAGGGCGGTAAGATCGGTCTGTTTGGAGGTGCCGGTGTAGGAAAAACCGTACTGATCCAGGAGCTGATCACCAATATTGCAACAGAACACGGCGGATATTCTATTTTCACCGGTGTTGGAGAACGTTCCCGTGAAGGAAATGATCTTTGGACAGAAATGGGTGAGTCCGGTGTTTTAAAGAAAACAGCCCTTGTATTCGGACAGATGAACGAGTCCCCGGGCGCACGTATGAGAGTGGCGGAAACAGGACTGACCATGGCAGAGTATTTCCGTGATGTAAAGCACCAGAATGTGCTGCTGTTCATTGATAATATTTTCCGTTTTGTCCAGGCTGGTTCAGAGGTTTCTGCCTTACTTGGCCGTATGCCTTCTGCAGTTGGTTATCAGCCAACCCTGGCAACCGACCTTGGCGGTCTTCAGGAGCGTATTGCTTCTACAAAGAACGGTTCTATTACTTCTGTACAGGCAGTTTATGTACCTGCAGATGACTTAACAGATCCGGCTCCTGCAACTACTTTCGCACATCTGGATGCAACTACAGTTCTTTCCAGAAAGATCGTAGAACAGGGTATTTATCCGGCTGTAGATCCTCTTGAGTCTTCTTCACGTATACTTGAGGAAGATGTGGTAGGAAAAGAGCATTATGAAGTAGCAAACAAAGTAAAGGAAATGCTGCAAAAGTACAAAGAACTTCAGGATATCATTTCTATTTTAGGTATGGAAGAACTGTCTGAAGAAGATAAGCTGACTGTAAGCCGTGCAAGAAAGATCCAGAGATTTTTATCCCAGCCATTCCATGTTGCAGAAAACTTTACCGGTGTTCCTGGAAAATATGTGCCGGTAAAAGAAACAGTCCGCGGCTTTAAAGCTATTATTGACGGGGAAATGGATGAATATCCGGAAGCAGCTTTCTTTAATGTGGGAACCATTGACGAAGTAGTGGAAAAAGCGAAAGCAGGGAGCGTTATATGA
- a CDS encoding ABC transporter substrate-binding protein codes for MKKQINRKKARAVFLLAVTVLILWMCVGCGQKAGKITDTGAVEHRESAVKLQDTGEEGGEAGDVSWSGLAPTDTLDLKYASQFSVAYYGKERYALITIGEDEKFLVVPEEEPVPDGLPEDITLLVRPLNNMYLAATSAMDFFCHLDAVDQITLSGTESSGWYLEEPKKAMEEGKMEYAGKYSAPDYEYIVDKSCNLAIESTMIYHCPKVKEQLENLGVPVLVERSSYEADPLGRMEWVKLYGVLTGKEGLAEELFEAEIKNLEGISDQKDTGKTVAFFYITSKGSVNVRKPGDYVAKMIRMAGGTYVPQNAEEEENALSTMNMEMEAFYDQAKDADYIIYNSTIDGELSALKELMAKSPLLADFKAVKEGHVWCTGKNLFQETMGLGNMIQDIHKMLTEEEPDPGQMHYIHKLR; via the coding sequence ATGAAAAAACAGATTAACAGAAAAAAAGCCAGAGCCGTGTTTTTGCTGGCTGTAACAGTGCTGATACTGTGGATGTGCGTTGGATGCGGACAGAAAGCAGGAAAGATAACGGATACAGGAGCCGTAGAGCATAGAGAGAGTGCTGTTAAATTGCAGGACACAGGGGAAGAAGGCGGGGAAGCCGGTGATGTATCCTGGTCAGGTCTTGCGCCAACAGATACCCTTGATTTAAAATATGCCAGCCAGTTTTCTGTCGCCTACTATGGGAAAGAAAGATATGCCCTGATCACCATTGGGGAAGATGAAAAATTTCTGGTAGTACCAGAAGAAGAGCCAGTGCCAGATGGCCTGCCGGAAGATATCACACTTCTTGTAAGACCATTAAACAATATGTATCTGGCTGCAACCTCTGCCATGGACTTTTTCTGTCATCTGGATGCAGTGGATCAGATCACTCTTTCAGGTACAGAAAGTTCCGGCTGGTATTTAGAAGAGCCGAAAAAGGCCATGGAAGAAGGAAAAATGGAGTATGCAGGCAAATACAGTGCGCCAGACTATGAGTACATTGTAGATAAGTCCTGTAATCTTGCCATTGAGTCTACTATGATCTATCACTGTCCTAAGGTAAAGGAGCAGCTGGAAAATCTGGGAGTGCCGGTTTTAGTAGAGCGTTCCAGCTATGAGGCTGACCCTTTAGGACGCATGGAATGGGTGAAGCTGTACGGCGTTCTTACTGGAAAAGAAGGGCTGGCAGAGGAGTTATTTGAAGCTGAAATAAAAAATCTGGAAGGTATTTCTGACCAGAAGGATACTGGAAAAACAGTTGCTTTTTTCTACATCACTTCCAAAGGCAGTGTCAATGTGCGAAAGCCGGGAGATTATGTGGCAAAGATGATCCGGATGGCCGGAGGTACTTATGTTCCACAGAATGCAGAAGAAGAGGAAAATGCCCTTTCTACCATGAACATGGAAATGGAGGCCTTCTATGATCAGGCAAAAGATGCGGACTACATTATTTATAACAGTACCATAGACGGGGAATTATCTGCATTAAAGGAACTTATGGCGAAAAGCCCCCTGCTTGCTGATTTTAAGGCTGTAAAAGAGGGGCATGTGTGGTGTACTGGAAAGAACCTGTTCCAGGAAACTATGGGACTGGGAAATATGATACAGGATATCCACAAGATGCTTACAGAGGAAGAACCGGATCCTGGGCAGATGCATTATATCCACAAGTTAAGATAA
- a CDS encoding iron ABC transporter permease gives MKKRRANITGGFLILFAALVLLFFWNIYSGSVSVKPEEVLQLLVKGPGESSQSRILWDIRFPRVLAAMLLGGALSVSGFLLQTFFANPIAGPFVLGISSGAKLMTALVMIFLLGKGLVAGSVVLILAAFAGAMFSMGFVILISNKVNNMSILVICGIMVSYICSAVTDLAVTFADDSNIVNLHNWSLGSFSGITWDNISVMAAVIFICMVCALFLAKPAGAYQLGEVYAASMGVDIKAFRLALILVSSILSACVTAFAGPVSFVGIAVPQLVKSLFKTTKPVIMIPACFLGGAVFCSFCDRIARTLFSPVELSISTVTAVFGAPVVIYMMVQGKGRRR, from the coding sequence ATGAAAAAAAGGCGGGCAAATATAACAGGGGGATTTCTGATCCTGTTTGCAGCATTAGTCCTTCTGTTTTTCTGGAACATCTACTCCGGAAGCGTAAGTGTGAAGCCAGAAGAAGTGCTGCAGCTGCTGGTCAAAGGGCCGGGAGAGAGCAGCCAGTCAAGGATACTCTGGGATATCCGTTTTCCCAGAGTGCTGGCAGCTATGCTTCTTGGCGGCGCATTGTCAGTATCTGGTTTTCTCCTTCAGACTTTCTTTGCAAATCCCATTGCAGGACCTTTTGTGCTGGGGATTTCTTCCGGTGCAAAACTTATGACGGCGCTGGTGATGATATTTTTATTGGGAAAAGGCCTGGTAGCTGGTTCAGTTGTGCTGATCCTGGCAGCTTTTGCAGGGGCTATGTTTTCCATGGGCTTTGTGATCCTTATTTCCAACAAAGTAAACAACATGTCCATTCTGGTGATCTGTGGTATTATGGTCAGCTATATCTGTTCTGCTGTTACGGATCTGGCAGTGACTTTTGCAGATGATTCCAATATTGTAAACCTGCATAACTGGTCATTGGGAAGCTTTTCCGGTATTACCTGGGATAATATTTCTGTAATGGCAGCAGTGATCTTTATTTGTATGGTCTGCGCCCTTTTTCTGGCAAAGCCTGCAGGGGCTTACCAGCTGGGGGAGGTTTATGCAGCCAGCATGGGAGTGGATATTAAGGCTTTCCGGCTGGCTCTGATCCTGGTTTCCAGTATTCTTTCTGCCTGTGTCACTGCATTTGCAGGCCCGGTGTCCTTTGTGGGGATTGCAGTGCCTCAGCTGGTAAAAAGCCTGTTTAAGACAACAAAGCCTGTTATTATGATACCGGCCTGCTTTTTAGGAGGTGCTGTGTTCTGCAGCTTTTGCGACCGTATTGCAAGAACCTTATTTTCACCGGTTGAATTAAGCATCAGCACAGTAACAGCAGTATTTGGAGCCCCGGTGGTCATTTATATGATGGTACAGGGAAAAGGGAGAAGGAGATAG
- a CDS encoding YibE/F family protein has protein sequence MDQALKKQVKKYAVMTVIMLIMALAVIKVNQVNKTQLVNRTGQTFETGKVIRILEDNIQEDGMRVGQQSVVVKMTSGVKKGQELTTTSSAGYLFGAACKVGMRVVVLQSVAGDSVITSVYSMDRKEVIIGFVILYLLVLCLVGGMQGVKGALGLIFTFGAILFIYLPVVYMGYSPFWTAVFICAVTTAVTMYLIGGASKKTVCAVAGTITGVLIAGITATVFSKLSGITGWNVSDIESLLTLYETNNIQVGGLLFSGLLISTLGAVMDVAMSISSAMKEIYDQNPDISRMQLIRAGMRVGRDMMGTDSNTLILAFAGSSVSMLIMDYAYHLPYLQIINSNNIGIALMQGLSGSFGIVLSVPATVAFAAWIYAGTNKIHISF, from the coding sequence ATGGATCAGGCACTAAAAAAACAGGTAAAAAAATACGCAGTTATGACAGTGATCATGCTTATCATGGCACTGGCAGTCATAAAAGTGAATCAGGTGAATAAGACACAGCTGGTCAACCGTACAGGACAGACTTTTGAAACAGGGAAAGTGATCCGTATCCTGGAGGACAACATCCAGGAAGACGGAATGCGTGTGGGGCAGCAGTCTGTAGTCGTAAAGATGACGAGTGGAGTGAAAAAGGGACAGGAACTTACAACTACCAGCAGTGCAGGCTATCTTTTTGGTGCAGCCTGTAAAGTAGGAATGCGGGTAGTGGTTCTCCAGAGCGTTGCAGGGGATTCTGTGATCACAAGCGTATATTCCATGGACCGGAAAGAAGTTATCATCGGTTTTGTGATTCTTTACCTTCTGGTATTGTGCCTGGTTGGCGGTATGCAGGGCGTAAAAGGTGCGTTGGGACTGATATTTACTTTTGGAGCCATTCTTTTTATCTATCTTCCAGTGGTCTACATGGGATATTCTCCCTTCTGGACAGCCGTATTTATATGTGCAGTCACAACAGCAGTGACCATGTACCTTATTGGAGGTGCCTCGAAAAAGACAGTCTGTGCAGTTGCGGGGACTATAACAGGAGTCCTGATCGCAGGGATCACAGCTACTGTATTTTCAAAATTATCAGGAATTACAGGGTGGAATGTATCAGATATAGAAAGTCTGCTCACCCTTTATGAAACAAATAATATACAGGTAGGCGGTCTTTTATTTTCAGGTCTTCTTATCAGTACATTAGGAGCCGTTATGGATGTAGCCATGTCCATATCCAGTGCCATGAAAGAAATTTATGACCAGAACCCTGATATTTCCCGTATGCAGCTGATCAGAGCAGGAATGCGCGTAGGCCGGGATATGATGGGAACAGACTCCAATACGCTGATCTTAGCTTTTGCAGGCAGCAGTGTGTCAATGCTGATCATGGATTATGCCTATCATCTTCCTTATCTTCAGATCATCAATTCTAATAATATCGGTATTGCCCTGATGCAGGGACTTTCCGGCAGTTTCGGGATCGTATTAAGTGTTCCGGCTACAGTCGCCTTTGCAGCATGGATCTATGCAGGAACAAATAAAATCCATATTTCTTTCTGA
- a CDS encoding LysR family transcriptional regulator, with product MELLQLRYFLVAAQYQHMTKAAEHLQIAQPALSQAIHRLEAELGVPLFERKNRSIELNEEGKFLQKRLIPLLSSLDRLPEELRKGKEASTHTVHLRLLSASALITNKIIAYRNLRPDVNFQLYQTPGQEDDYDVCVTARRADTAPKENDPATIMLEEDLYLAVPVHSPYGSRESIRLTDTKDADYICLGGSKPIRQITNSYFMEAGFSPHIIFESDTTESVRNLIAAGMGIGFWPACSWGPLTSNFGSSPGHFPVKLLPITDQKCRRQIILTCSEKGKNSTIVKDFCNYLVEHNNWM from the coding sequence ATGGAATTACTACAGTTACGATATTTTCTGGTAGCGGCCCAGTATCAGCATATGACCAAGGCTGCCGAACACTTACAGATCGCCCAGCCGGCCCTCTCCCAGGCCATACACAGGCTGGAGGCAGAGCTGGGGGTTCCGCTGTTTGAAAGAAAAAACCGCAGTATTGAATTAAACGAAGAAGGGAAATTTTTACAGAAACGGCTTATTCCTTTATTAAGCAGTCTGGACCGGCTGCCGGAAGAGCTGCGAAAGGGAAAAGAAGCTTCTACCCATACAGTCCACCTGCGGCTGCTGTCTGCCTCTGCTCTTATCACCAATAAGATCATTGCCTACCGTAATCTCCGTCCGGACGTAAACTTTCAACTGTACCAGACACCCGGACAGGAAGATGATTATGACGTATGTGTAACAGCCCGGAGAGCGGATACTGCCCCAAAGGAAAATGATCCCGCTACGATCATGCTGGAAGAAGATCTGTATCTGGCCGTTCCTGTCCATTCCCCCTATGGTTCCAGGGAATCGATCCGTTTAACAGACACGAAAGATGCAGATTACATCTGTCTGGGTGGTTCCAAACCCATCCGTCAGATCACAAACAGCTATTTTATGGAAGCAGGATTTTCCCCCCATATCATTTTTGAAAGCGACACCACAGAATCTGTGCGCAACCTGATCGCAGCGGGAATGGGCATCGGTTTCTGGCCTGCCTGCTCCTGGGGGCCTCTTACCAGTAATTTTGGCAGTTCTCCCGGACATTTTCCGGTAAAGCTGCTTCCGATCACTGACCAGAAATGCCGCCGGCAGATCATCCTGACCTGTTCGGAAAAAGGAAAGAACAGCACTATTGTAAAGGATTTCTGTAATTATCTGGTAGAGCATAATAACTGGATGTAA
- a CDS encoding class I mannose-6-phosphate isomerase has product MKELLFMKPVFKEAVWGGKKLRDEFGYEIPGDSTGECWGIGAHKNGDCTIAEGTYKGEHLSRLWTDHPELFGNEDGKYGKEFPLLIKIIDARSDLSIQVHPDNDYAREHENGSLGKTECWYILDSEPGTKIVIGHYAKDKEELKQMVEEKRWKDLIREVPVKKGDFYQIDPGCVHAIKGGTVILETQQSSDITYRVYDYDRKWNGKLRELHVKQSLDVIKTPFQPAKDQRSFTHTEGVNLEHLETCPYYTVEKYDIHGNWDHVFKAGFVNVSVIEGEGSINGKMIKKGDHFIIPAGFGNCRFEGNMSLICSWV; this is encoded by the coding sequence ATGAAGGAATTATTATTTATGAAACCGGTTTTCAAGGAAGCTGTATGGGGAGGAAAAAAGCTTCGGGACGAGTTTGGATACGAGATACCAGGCGACAGTACCGGGGAATGCTGGGGTATTGGTGCCCATAAAAACGGTGACTGTACCATTGCAGAGGGAACCTATAAGGGAGAACATTTGTCAAGGCTGTGGACAGACCATCCGGAGCTGTTTGGAAATGAGGATGGAAAGTATGGGAAAGAATTTCCGCTCCTTATTAAGATCATTGATGCAAGATCAGACTTAAGCATTCAGGTTCACCCGGATAATGATTATGCAAGGGAGCATGAAAATGGTTCTCTGGGAAAAACAGAGTGCTGGTATATTTTGGACAGCGAACCAGGAACGAAGATCGTCATTGGCCATTATGCTAAAGATAAGGAAGAATTAAAACAGATGGTAGAAGAGAAGCGGTGGAAAGACCTGATCAGGGAAGTACCTGTTAAAAAAGGTGATTTTTACCAGATCGATCCCGGCTGTGTCCATGCCATTAAAGGGGGAACTGTTATTTTAGAGACCCAGCAGTCCAGTGATATTACCTATCGTGTATATGATTATGACCGTAAATGGAACGGAAAGCTTAGAGAGCTTCATGTAAAACAGAGCCTGGATGTGATCAAAACCCCATTCCAGCCTGCAAAAGACCAGAGAAGCTTTACCCATACGGAAGGAGTTAATCTGGAACACCTGGAAACATGCCCTTACTACACAGTGGAAAAATATGATATCCACGGAAACTGGGATCATGTTTTTAAAGCTGGTTTTGTAAATGTCAGTGTGATCGAAGGAGAAGGAAGCATAAACGGTAAAATGATCAAAAAGGGCGATCATTTTATTATTCCGGCTGGGTTTGGAAACTGCCGGTTTGAAGGGAATATGAGCCTGATCTGTTCCTGGGTATAA